One genomic region from Amycolatopsis sp. FBCC-B4732 encodes:
- a CDS encoding PLP-dependent aminotransferase family protein, producing the protein MEIHIDLTGTRGHRDAIYRQLRAAILAGRIRPGEALPPTRELAQRLAVSRTTVSAAYDRLTAEGFLAGRVGAGTFVTASASARPEPSPVSGVRPLPEWDAVPPPPAPFAPAPEFDFRPGVPDLTRFPFDTWRRLVTQRLRAGQADLMTYGDPQGLASLRTEIARHVAVSRDVRASAAQVVVTAGAQQTTDLVARVLLRTGDLAAVEDPGYPPPRLVLAARGIRVAPVPVDASGIVVGAIPAGTRLVYVTPSHQYPLGLSMSLDRRLELLDWAERNDAVLVEDDYDTEFRYTGRPLEPLHSLDSRGRVVYVGSFSKVLSPALRLGFLIAPPSLVPALVKARYLTDWHAPNVEQAALAAFMAEGGFARHVRRMRKVYRERHELLSRSLASFADFLTPLPSSAGLHLSAVAPSDCGPLVRAARRHGVRLYSLGDFGVGERRHGLVFGYGAVAAERIEPGLARLRALADGGAA; encoded by the coding sequence GTGGAGATCCACATCGACCTGACCGGCACGCGCGGGCACCGCGACGCGATCTACCGGCAGCTCCGCGCGGCGATCCTGGCCGGCCGGATCCGGCCGGGGGAGGCGCTGCCGCCGACTCGTGAGCTCGCTCAGCGGCTGGCGGTCTCCCGGACGACGGTCAGCGCGGCCTACGACCGGCTCACCGCCGAGGGCTTCCTGGCCGGCCGCGTCGGCGCCGGCACGTTCGTCACGGCGTCCGCGTCGGCGCGCCCGGAGCCCTCACCGGTGTCCGGCGTACGGCCGCTGCCGGAGTGGGACGCCGTTCCGCCGCCCCCGGCGCCGTTCGCCCCGGCGCCGGAGTTCGACTTCCGGCCCGGCGTCCCCGACCTGACCCGGTTCCCGTTCGACACCTGGCGCCGCCTGGTCACGCAGCGGCTGCGCGCCGGGCAAGCTGACCTGATGACCTACGGCGACCCGCAGGGGCTGGCGTCGCTGCGCACCGAGATCGCGCGGCACGTGGCGGTGTCGCGGGACGTACGGGCGAGCGCGGCGCAGGTCGTCGTGACCGCGGGCGCGCAGCAGACGACCGACCTGGTCGCGCGCGTGCTGCTGCGCACCGGTGACCTCGCCGCCGTCGAGGACCCCGGTTACCCGCCGCCGCGGCTGGTGCTCGCCGCGCGGGGGATCCGGGTCGCGCCGGTGCCGGTGGACGCGTCCGGCATAGTCGTCGGCGCGATCCCGGCCGGGACGCGGCTGGTGTACGTGACGCCGTCGCACCAGTACCCGCTGGGGCTGTCGATGTCGCTGGACCGGCGGCTCGAGCTGCTCGACTGGGCCGAGCGGAACGACGCGGTGCTCGTCGAGGACGACTACGACACCGAGTTCCGCTACACCGGGCGGCCGCTGGAACCGTTGCACAGCCTCGATTCCCGCGGCCGGGTCGTGTACGTCGGCTCGTTCTCGAAGGTGCTTTCGCCCGCGCTGCGGCTGGGTTTCCTCATCGCGCCGCCGTCGCTCGTGCCCGCGTTGGTCAAGGCCCGGTACCTGACCGACTGGCACGCGCCGAACGTCGAACAGGCGGCGCTGGCGGCGTTCATGGCCGAAGGCGGCTTCGCCCGGCACGTCCGGCGGATGCGGAAGGTGTACCGGGAGCGGCACGAGCTGCTGTCCCGGTCGCTGGCTTCGTTCGCGGACTTCCTGACGCCGTTGCCGTCGTCGGCGGGCCTGCACCTGAGCGCGGTGGCGCCGTCGGATTGCGGTCCGCTGGTCCGCGCGGCCCGGCGGCACGGCGTACGGCTGTACTCGTTGGGGGACTTCGGGGTGGGGGAGCGGCGGCACGGGCTGGTGTTCGGTTACGGTGCGGTCGCGGCCGAGCGGATCGAGCCGGGACTGGCCCGGCTGCGGGCACTGGCGGACGGGGGAGCGGCATGA
- a CDS encoding TIGR03086 family metal-binding protein, which yields MDLRELDRRALLVLDKIVATVTPADLARATPCAGWTLADLLRHQVSENHAFATAAREGSAPDWDAGELGDDAQGAYAASVDDFLDAFADDAVLERQLTINHFGTFPGPVAAHMHLVDTVAHGWDLARTLGLPYEPDAEAVHLALELAERIPDEGREKNNSFAHSVEVPAGASELDRFLALLGRDPAWAVS from the coding sequence ATGGATCTCCGCGAACTCGACCGCCGCGCCCTGCTCGTCCTCGACAAGATCGTCGCGACCGTGACGCCCGCCGACCTCGCCCGCGCCACGCCGTGCGCGGGCTGGACGCTGGCCGACCTGCTCCGCCACCAGGTCAGCGAGAACCACGCCTTCGCGACGGCCGCCCGCGAGGGCTCGGCGCCGGACTGGGATGCCGGCGAGCTCGGCGACGACGCCCAAGGCGCGTACGCGGCCTCCGTCGACGACTTCCTCGACGCCTTCGCCGACGACGCCGTGCTGGAGCGGCAGCTCACCATCAACCACTTCGGCACGTTCCCCGGCCCGGTCGCCGCCCACATGCACCTGGTCGACACCGTCGCGCACGGCTGGGACCTGGCCCGCACGCTCGGCCTGCCCTACGAGCCGGACGCCGAAGCCGTACACCTCGCCCTCGAGCTGGCCGAGCGGATCCCCGACGAAGGCCGCGAGAAGAACAACTCGTTCGCCCACAGCGTCGAGGTTCCCGCCGGCGCGAGCGAGCTCGACCGGTTCCTGGCCCTGCTCGGCCGCGATCCCGCGTGGGCGGTCAGCTGA
- a CDS encoding neutral zinc metallopeptidase, protein MNDAEPSPPGTAPPAEPAWAPEPNPWAPNWAAAPPVPIAPPPNRLWGAVAGVLIVVLTISLVAATIPRRVDGRAFAAQGAGTGRAFGGTGSTVKSVPELARNPLLSDGITPGPATCALPDLGRSADQLEAYYGRLADCLAESWRPALEKANEPRLIVTVSVKLPEHSACGDAPTENEAVAYYCGGDTTIYAPTDWMLSDAGLNKARHIATIAHEYGHHVQRESGILSAAADKMTSPNEDSAADKEVVRRIELQANCFGALFLAAVAGTGSLSRSLANAAVADYGRADDSDTHGSRKHQLSWAKAGYDGKTTKACDTWSAPVAEVS, encoded by the coding sequence GTGAACGACGCCGAGCCGTCACCGCCGGGGACGGCCCCGCCGGCCGAGCCCGCGTGGGCGCCCGAGCCGAATCCGTGGGCCCCGAACTGGGCCGCCGCGCCGCCCGTCCCCATCGCCCCGCCACCCAACCGGCTCTGGGGCGCCGTCGCCGGGGTCCTGATCGTCGTGCTGACGATCTCCCTGGTCGCGGCCACCATCCCGCGGCGCGTGGACGGGCGTGCCTTCGCCGCGCAGGGCGCCGGCACCGGCCGGGCCTTCGGCGGCACCGGCTCGACGGTGAAGTCCGTGCCGGAGTTGGCCCGCAACCCGCTGCTGTCCGACGGCATCACGCCCGGGCCGGCGACGTGCGCGCTGCCTGACCTCGGCCGGTCCGCCGACCAGCTCGAGGCGTACTACGGCAGGCTTGCCGACTGCCTGGCGGAGTCCTGGCGCCCGGCCCTGGAGAAGGCGAACGAGCCGAGGCTGATCGTCACGGTCTCGGTGAAGCTGCCCGAGCACAGCGCGTGCGGCGACGCGCCGACGGAGAACGAAGCCGTCGCCTACTACTGCGGCGGCGACACCACGATCTACGCGCCGACCGACTGGATGCTCTCGGACGCCGGGCTCAACAAGGCCCGGCACATCGCGACGATCGCCCACGAGTACGGCCACCACGTGCAGCGCGAGAGCGGCATCCTGTCGGCGGCGGCGGACAAGATGACGTCGCCGAACGAGGACAGCGCGGCCGACAAGGAGGTCGTGCGCCGGATCGAGCTGCAGGCCAACTGCTTCGGCGCGCTCTTCCTGGCGGCCGTCGCCGGTACCGGCTCGCTCAGCCGCTCGCTGGCGAACGCCGCCGTCGCCGACTACGGCCGGGCCGACGACAGCGACACCCACGGCTCCCGCAAGCACCAGCTCTCCTGGGCGAAGGCGGGTTACGACGGCAAGACGACGAAGGCGTGCGACACCTGGAGCGCCCCGGTCGCCGAGGTCAGCTGA
- a CDS encoding prolyl oligopeptidase family protein — MSVEDPYLWLEDVTGDDALDWVRARNGEALAELTTGARFAEVRDELREVLDADDRIPYVRRRGELLYNFWQDASHPRGLWRRTTLESYRRAESEWELLLDVDALAEAEGENWVWQGATVLRPGYRRGLVELSRGGADATVVREFDLDAHEFVEDGFTVPEAKTRIGWIDEDRVYLGTDFGPGTLTSSGYPRLAKEWRRGTPLEAATLVYEGKPDDVSIGASHDPTEGFERDFVSRAIDFYRSELYLRTDGALVKIDVPDDASASVHREWLLVRPRTAWTVEGTEHPAGSLIGIRFADFMAGDRTFATLFTPDEHTSLDYWAWTRNHLLLGTLRDVRTELRTLTPGPDGWTEEPLSGGPEFGSADIFDTDPDVSDEYLINSSGFLQPSTLSYGHVGEEVEVLKQAPEFFDASGMGVAQYFATSEDGTKIPYFVVRPSGAEGGPTLLTGYGGFEVSLTPSYSGMIGRGWLSRGGTYVVANIRGGGEYGPGWHTQAIKAERHRVYEDFAAVAADLVERGITTPAKLGIQGGSNGGLLMGVMLTRYPERFGAIVSQVPLLDMRRYHLLLAGASWMAEYGDPDEAAEWEYIAQYSPYQNVHSGRSYPPSLFVTSTRDDRVHPAHARKMVARMREQGHDVRYHENIEGGHGAAADNEQLAFKWALVFEFLWEQLTK, encoded by the coding sequence ATGAGTGTCGAGGACCCGTACCTGTGGCTGGAAGACGTGACCGGCGACGACGCGCTGGACTGGGTGCGCGCCCGCAACGGTGAGGCGCTGGCCGAGCTGACCACCGGAGCGCGTTTCGCCGAAGTGCGCGACGAGCTGCGCGAAGTGCTCGACGCCGACGACCGGATCCCGTACGTGCGCCGCCGCGGCGAGCTGCTCTACAACTTCTGGCAGGACGCGAGCCACCCGCGTGGCCTGTGGCGGCGGACGACGCTGGAGTCCTACCGGCGGGCCGAGTCCGAGTGGGAGCTGCTGCTCGACGTCGACGCGCTCGCCGAAGCCGAGGGCGAGAACTGGGTCTGGCAGGGCGCCACCGTGCTGCGCCCGGGCTACCGGCGCGGCCTGGTCGAGCTGTCCCGCGGCGGCGCGGACGCCACCGTCGTGCGCGAGTTCGACCTCGACGCGCACGAGTTCGTCGAGGACGGCTTCACCGTCCCCGAGGCCAAGACGCGGATCGGCTGGATCGACGAGGACCGCGTCTACCTGGGAACGGACTTCGGCCCGGGCACGCTGACCAGCTCCGGCTACCCGCGGCTGGCGAAGGAGTGGCGGCGCGGCACGCCGCTCGAAGCCGCGACCCTGGTCTACGAGGGCAAGCCCGACGACGTCTCGATCGGCGCGTCCCACGACCCGACCGAGGGCTTCGAACGCGACTTCGTCAGCCGCGCGATCGACTTCTACCGCTCAGAGCTGTACCTGCGGACGGACGGCGCGCTCGTCAAGATCGACGTGCCCGACGACGCGAGCGCGTCCGTGCACCGCGAATGGCTGCTGGTCCGGCCGCGCACGGCGTGGACGGTCGAGGGCACCGAGCACCCGGCCGGCTCGCTGATCGGCATCCGCTTCGCCGACTTCATGGCCGGTGACCGCACCTTCGCCACGCTGTTCACGCCGGACGAGCACACGTCGCTCGACTACTGGGCCTGGACGCGCAACCACCTGCTGCTGGGCACGCTGCGCGACGTCCGCACCGAGCTGCGCACGCTCACCCCGGGCCCGGACGGCTGGACCGAGGAGCCCCTTTCCGGCGGGCCCGAGTTCGGCAGCGCGGACATCTTCGACACCGATCCCGACGTCAGCGACGAGTACCTGATCAACTCCAGCGGCTTCCTGCAGCCGTCGACGCTGAGCTACGGCCACGTCGGCGAAGAGGTCGAAGTGCTGAAGCAGGCTCCGGAGTTCTTCGACGCTTCGGGCATGGGCGTGGCTCAGTACTTCGCGACGTCGGAGGACGGCACGAAGATCCCGTACTTCGTCGTCCGGCCGTCCGGCGCCGAGGGTGGCCCGACGCTGCTGACCGGTTACGGCGGCTTCGAGGTTTCGCTGACGCCGTCCTACAGCGGGATGATCGGCCGCGGCTGGCTTTCGCGCGGCGGCACGTACGTCGTCGCGAACATCCGCGGCGGCGGCGAGTACGGGCCCGGCTGGCACACGCAGGCGATCAAGGCCGAGCGCCACCGCGTCTACGAGGACTTCGCCGCGGTGGCCGCGGACCTGGTCGAGCGCGGCATCACGACGCCGGCGAAGCTCGGCATCCAGGGCGGCAGCAACGGCGGGCTGCTGATGGGCGTGATGCTGACGCGCTACCCGGAGCGGTTCGGCGCGATCGTCAGCCAGGTGCCGCTGCTCGACATGCGCCGCTACCACCTGCTGCTGGCCGGCGCGTCCTGGATGGCCGAGTACGGCGACCCGGACGAGGCCGCGGAATGGGAGTACATCGCGCAGTACTCGCCGTACCAGAACGTCCACAGTGGACGTTCGTACCCGCCTTCGCTGTTCGTGACGTCGACGCGCGACGACCGCGTGCACCCCGCCCACGCCCGCAAGATGGTGGCGCGGATGCGTGAGCAGGGGCACGACGTCCGGTATCACGAAAACATCGAAGGCGGCCACGGTGCCGCGGCGGACAACGAGCAGCTGGCGTTCAAGTGGGCGCTGGTGTTCGAGTTCCTGTGGGAGCAGCTCACGAAGTGA
- a CDS encoding multidrug efflux SMR transporter — MGWVTLVFAGFVEIAWSQSIKPTENFTRPWPTLLCFVLGAAAVYLLSRAMDTVPVGTAYAVFTGIGAVGAIALGVVVNKDPLSVGRVAALALVVGGVVLARVTS; from the coding sequence ATGGGCTGGGTGACGCTCGTCTTCGCCGGGTTCGTCGAGATCGCCTGGTCGCAGAGCATCAAACCGACGGAGAACTTCACCCGGCCGTGGCCGACGCTGCTGTGCTTCGTGCTCGGCGCGGCCGCCGTCTACCTGCTCTCGCGTGCGATGGACACCGTCCCGGTGGGCACGGCCTACGCCGTGTTCACCGGGATCGGTGCCGTCGGGGCGATCGCGCTCGGCGTCGTCGTCAACAAGGATCCGCTGAGCGTCGGCCGGGTGGCCGCGCTGGCCCTCGTCGTCGGCGGCGTCGTGCTCGCGCGCGTCACTTCGTGA
- a CDS encoding FMN-dependent NADH-azoreductase has translation MTHLLHLDSSARRRSFSRELSAHYARAWDGTRTYRDLAADPVPVIGEAWTEICDALLTKGITDPARYAEVVETPAQKRAWAVVEPLLAELLEADVVLIGAPMYNFAIPAALKTWIDQVTFPRMSLRGKAFVIAGARGGTYAPGTPRAPFDHHERYLRDFIAGHYDVDDVRFVHAELTNALVDPHLAAREDERVASREAAFRAL, from the coding sequence GTGACCCACCTGCTGCATCTCGACTCCAGCGCCCGCCGCCGGTCGTTCTCCCGCGAGCTGTCCGCTCACTACGCCCGAGCCTGGGACGGCACCCGCACCTACCGTGACCTCGCCGCCGACCCCGTGCCGGTGATCGGCGAGGCCTGGACCGAAATCTGCGACGCCCTGCTCACGAAGGGGATCACCGACCCCGCGCGCTACGCCGAGGTCGTCGAAACACCCGCACAAAAGCGCGCCTGGGCTGTCGTCGAGCCGCTCCTGGCCGAACTGCTCGAAGCCGACGTCGTCCTGATCGGCGCGCCGATGTACAACTTCGCCATCCCGGCCGCCCTCAAGACCTGGATCGACCAGGTGACGTTCCCGCGGATGTCCCTCAGGGGCAAAGCGTTCGTCATCGCCGGCGCCCGCGGCGGAACCTACGCGCCCGGCACCCCGCGAGCCCCCTTCGACCACCACGAGCGCTACCTGCGCGACTTCATCGCCGGACACTACGACGTCGACGACGTCCGCTTCGTGCACGCCGAGCTCACCAACGCCCTGGTCGACCCGCACCTGGCCGCGCGTGAAGACGAGCGCGTCGCTTCGCGCGAAGCCGCGTTCAGGGCGCTCTGA
- a CDS encoding TetR/AcrR family transcriptional regulator, whose translation MPERADAARNRAKILAAAEQLFTARGAAEVTMEDIARAAGVGRGTLYRRYPDRAAIAVALLDEHERRLQESLLRGEPPLGPGAPPAERLAAFYVAMVELLERHAHLVLGAEVGHSRFTTGAYGFWRTHVRVLAEAAEVADPDVLADVLLAPLAPELFLHQTSRGVPVERITASLRELAGLLEPREGGIEGC comes from the coding sequence ATGCCCGAACGCGCCGACGCGGCCCGCAACCGCGCCAAGATCCTGGCCGCGGCCGAGCAGCTGTTCACCGCCCGCGGCGCGGCCGAGGTGACGATGGAGGACATCGCCCGCGCGGCCGGCGTCGGCCGCGGAACGCTGTACCGCCGCTACCCGGACCGCGCGGCGATCGCGGTGGCGCTGCTGGACGAGCACGAGCGCCGCCTGCAGGAGTCCCTGCTGCGCGGCGAGCCCCCGCTGGGCCCGGGCGCTCCCCCGGCGGAGCGCTTGGCGGCGTTCTACGTGGCGATGGTGGAGTTGCTGGAGCGGCACGCGCACCTGGTGCTGGGCGCGGAGGTCGGCCACTCGCGGTTCACGACGGGCGCGTACGGGTTCTGGCGCACGCACGTACGGGTCCTCGCGGAGGCGGCGGAGGTCGCGGATCCCGACGTGCTGGCGGATGTCCTCCTGGCACCGTTGGCACCGGAGCTGTTCCTGCACCAGACGTCGCGGGGTGTGCCGGTGGAGCGGATCACGGCATCGCTTCGGGAGCTGGCCGGGTTACTAGAGCCTCGCGAGGGCGGCATCGAAGGCTGCTAG
- a CDS encoding ferritin-like domain-containing protein — MTYAQWLQDFEIEAERREQREDPHWARGARLHPDVAKSIQRFQVGEAGDGANLIAKAGSGDYLAAVKLFVAEEQNHARMLAELLAAAGVPTIGAHWSDTVFVRLRRALGLRLELMVLLIAEVVALRYYRALRDGGGDPLLTEVAARILADEERHVPFHCHRLRGEFPKAVRALVLGTWRVLLLGVTITVALDHGRALRQLGVGRREFAVDVLAAFDAALARL, encoded by the coding sequence ATGACTTACGCACAGTGGCTCCAGGACTTCGAAATCGAAGCCGAACGCCGTGAACAGCGCGAAGATCCGCACTGGGCGCGGGGTGCGCGCCTGCATCCCGACGTCGCGAAGAGCATCCAGCGGTTCCAGGTCGGCGAAGCCGGCGACGGGGCCAACCTCATCGCGAAAGCCGGCAGCGGCGACTACCTCGCCGCCGTGAAGCTCTTCGTCGCCGAGGAGCAGAACCACGCGCGGATGCTCGCCGAGCTGCTGGCCGCCGCCGGGGTGCCGACCATCGGGGCGCACTGGTCCGACACCGTGTTCGTCCGGTTGCGGCGGGCGCTCGGGCTGCGGCTGGAACTCATGGTGCTGCTCATCGCCGAAGTCGTCGCGCTGCGGTACTACCGCGCCCTGCGTGACGGCGGCGGCGATCCGCTCCTCACCGAAGTCGCCGCCCGGATCCTCGCCGACGAAGAGCGGCACGTGCCCTTCCACTGCCACCGGCTGCGCGGCGAGTTCCCGAAAGCCGTGCGTGCCCTCGTGTTAGGGACTTGGCGGGTCCTGCTGCTCGGCGTCACGATCACCGTCGCGCTCGACCACGGCCGCGCCTTACGGCAGCTCGGCGTCGGGCGGCGGGAGTTCGCCGTCGACGTCCTAGCAGCCTTCGATGCCGCCCTCGCGAGGCTCTAG